The following nucleotide sequence is from Coffea eugenioides isolate CCC68of chromosome 3, Ceug_1.0, whole genome shotgun sequence.
CAACTGGAAAACCTCCTTGGAGCCAGCAGTATCAAGAGGTACGTCAGTTGCTACTTCTTATACTGAAGTCAAAACAGTAAGGCTGAAATCGATGTGGACTATGGTTTTGCTTTCGGCTTGATTTCATGCCTAGACTTACAGGTTTCTTCTTCAGGTTGCCGCTCTCTTCCATATAGGAACAACTAAATCTCATCCACCCATCCCTGAGCAGCTTTCAGCTGAAGCAAAAGACTTTTTGCTTAAATGTTTACACAAgtatgtttatttgattattttgctCCCCCTGACCACATTTATTACTTCCCTTCATACCCGCTTACCGGGGGTACTTGGTTAAACTTATCAAATATGTGCTCTATCTTGAACTTGTGTTCATCCTTTCTTCCAGTGATTTGAAATTTCTAACTTTAGCACTATTACAGGGAGCCGAATCTAAGGCCAAGTGCATCAGATTTGCTAAAGGTAATATAGTTTTGTCATATTTCCTTGTTTCATGCAGTGGTGTTCAGTCTTGATGTCAGTTTTGTGAGGGTATATCTGGGTCTTTTGTAAATCTGCAGCATAATTGGAGCTATAAAACCAAAGCAACTAACAATGATATTTAACCTCTTTGCCATTAATCTGCAGCATCCATTTGTAACTGGAGAGTATGAAGGAACTCATCCCGTTTTCCGCCATTCAATTATGGTCAGCTATTACTTGAGGCCTTCATAATCATTTCCTTTGTTCCTTTACCATATATTTTTTAACTAACCTTGCAACATTCAATCAGCTGGACAACTCTGGGAATTGGATTGCTGCAACAAGGATGGACATTACCAAGTCGTAAGCATTTGCTTTTAGTGGGATTGGGATCTCAAGCCTTTTCACTTTAATCTGCTTTTCCAGGATGTAAATTCTAACTATAGTGCTAATGGTTGCAGAACAAAATTTGATCCCTGGGTGAGTTCTAACGGTTTGAAAGATGCTTGCACAATGAGTAGTGTAAGGTGCTCAACCATGTATCCTGAGAAATTTTCTGGACAAGGATCCGTTTGGAAGTCAGGCAACTTTGATGATGACATGTGTCAATTAGATGATAAAGATGACCTTCTGATGGTTGGCTCATCAATGAAGTCATACAATTCAGAGTTTCATTCCAAAGATTTTAACAAGGTTTGAGATGTCTTAATGTCCACTGATGGCTGTAACTTTTGTAACATCAGGGTGCTATAACTGACGAAGTATTTTCTACATTTTGCTAAATCTAGAGTTTTAATCCAATTTGTGAACCTGAGGACGATTGGCCATGCAAGTTTGATGAAAGTCCAGAGTTGGAGAGGCACAGGACAAGCTTGCTCGCAAGTCAAGCTATTCAATATCCTGGGAATAACGTTGAACTTTCCAGCAAGAAGGATGGTGGCTTCACATTTCCAGTTGGGCAACTGGTAGCAGATGATGAGGATGAAGTAACTGAATCAAAAATTCGGGCATTCCTGGACGAAAAGGTGTTGATTTGAAATACCTTTATATACACTTACTTTGACTTTTGATAAACTAATAATATGATGAATATTAGTCTTATGTTCAAATTTTCTGTTCAACTGCATAGGCTTTAGAACTGAAGAAGCTGCAAAGTCCTTTGTATGAAGAGTTCTATAATTCCTTGAATGCTGCCAGCCCAGTGAGTCCTGTTGCTACTGAGAACAAGGAAAAGGTGTCAGATAATTTGAACCTGCCTCCTAAGAGCAGGTCACCTAATAGGTTGCCTAGCAGACGGCTTTCTGCTGTTGTTGACAATACCAATAGTTGTAGCCCTGGAAGTTGTTCCAAGCGCTCATCAAATATTGGTGGCTTAAATCATCAAGTTTCTCATGATGCTCAGTCTTCTCAGCTTAGGGAATTTAAAGGTCTCCTTTTTGATTCTCAGAGGGAGCCACCCAGTCCAAGGTCTGATGGAAAGATCCTCCTATATTTAGCTTATGTGCTCTAATGGATTTTAGTTTTACTTACCATTGCTTGGGCTAAAAGTATCTCTTGCTGACGCCGACAGTGCAAGTTTCTCAGAGAGACAGAGAAAATGGAAAGAGGAGCTTGATGAGGAGCTTAAAAGAAAACGAGGTACGTTTTATTAGTTCTTTCCTGCATATATATGTTTCTGCTACAATTAGGTTCACTTTTAGTTCTTTCCCGCATATATTCATTGCAATTTAGTGGCCTGTATTTTTGCTTAACCTAGTCTCATGTATGAAACTCAGCTCCAGTTTATAGGAGATTTGTCCTGCATTCTAAAGTTGTAATCTTCATTGCTTGTTAGATTTGTGCTTACCTGTAGTGCAGCAAGCTTCAGTAATTTACTGAAATTGGCACTTATCAGCAATTCTGAAGACTAGTTCTCTGTGTTATACTGGTGGTTCATCCTTTTCTTACGGTATAATGCGTAAGTGTGTCAGTCTTGAGTATGCTTGTCAAGTTTTCAGTGCTGAAGGTGGTTTTTGGTGTCATTTATGTTGAATGCAGAAGCagttaggtttttgcatcttaTAAAATCCTCTCAAGTGCCAGACCAGTTTATGAAGAAACACCTGGAATACTAATAGAGCCATTTCTGCTGTATTACATGAAAAGCTATTAATTGTGTTTCTAGACAATTACtgttcttgtttttggatgacaTTTGCACAATTTGTAGTTTCTGATCTGAGAAATTGATATTGCATGCTACAGAAATAATGCGTCAGGCAGGTGTAGTGAAGACGTCGTCTCCCAAGGATCGTATTGTGCACCGCTTCAAGGATCAGTTAAGATATGCATCTCCCGGAACATAAATGTAAATCTCAAATGATCTCTAAACTATGGAGGATTATGTTTTATGGTGTGTCTCATGTGATGCTGACATCTGGACCATCAAACTGTTTGATGCAGAGATGTGTACTCACTCACTGGTGCCTAGATTCAAAGGCGATCTGTGTAGATTTAATGAACCGAAAGGAGAACAGTTTTTGGGCTTCTACAAAGACGAGAGAGGATCTATTGCTGAGAACCGATGAAGCGCTTGCAGAAAAATGTCATCTGCTGTGCATTTGCTCCTCTTAAGATGAAAACTCTTTCTGATTAATTAAGTGGCAGGGTGGTGGGCATTTTCCCATGTAAGCAAGCGCGCAATTGCCGATTTCTGCGTGCAATTCATGTGATCCGCCTATTGTATGGTACGAGTAATCTGTATCTGCTTATTCTATATATTAAAAGTCCCTCAAAAGG
It contains:
- the LOC113765134 gene encoding mitogen-activated protein kinase kinase kinase NPK1; its protein translation is MQDFIGSVRRSLVFKPLTGGDSPDNNGTIANGFNGFVEKIGSSIRKSRIGIFSKPQVPSLPPIAKSEPVKVRKDESKPQIRWRKGELIGCGAFGRVYMGMNIDSGELLAVKEVSIAANSASKERTQVHIRELEEEVNVLKNLSHPNIVRYLGTAREQESLNILLEFVPGGSISSLLGKFGSFPESVIRMYTKQLLLGLEYLHKNNIMHRDIKGANILVDNKGCIKLADFGASKKVVELATMTGAKSMKGTPYWMAPEVILQTGHTFSADIWSVGCTVIEMATGKPPWSQQYQEVAALFHIGTTKSHPPIPEQLSAEAKDFLLKCLHKEPNLRPSASDLLKHPFVTGEYEGTHPVFRHSIMLDNSGNWIAATRMDITKSTKFDPWVSSNGLKDACTMSSVRCSTMYPEKFSGQGSVWKSGNFDDDMCQLDDKDDLLMVGSSMKSYNSEFHSKDFNKSFNPICEPEDDWPCKFDESPELERHRTSLLASQAIQYPGNNVELSSKKDGGFTFPVGQLVADDEDEVTESKIRAFLDEKALELKKLQSPLYEEFYNSLNAASPVSPVATENKEKVSDNLNLPPKSRSPNRLPSRRLSAVVDNTNSCSPGSCSKRSSNIGGLNHQVSHDAQSSQLREFKGLLFDSQREPPSPSASFSERQRKWKEELDEELKRKREIMRQAGVVKTSSPKDRIVHRFKDQLRYASPGT